The Methanobrevibacter sp. V74 genome includes the window GTTATTTATTTGATGTGCTTTTAGATTCAGGCGCCAGTGATGTATCAGTAACTCCAATTATAATGAAAAAAAATCGTCAAGGAAGTCTTTTAAAAGTAATATCCAAAAAAAAATACAGAGAAATAATGATTGAAACTATCTTTAAAGAGACCGGCAGTTTAGGCATTAGAATTGCACCTAATACTCATAGAGGAATAGCCAAAAGAGAATTTGAAACAAAAAGTTATGAAATTAACGGTGAAACTTATGAGGTAACATTTAAAATAGGTTATGTTAATGGCGAAGTAATTTCCAAAAGACCTGAATACGAGGATTTGAAAAAAATTGCAAAAGACAGCGGTTTGGCTTTGATGAAGGTTAAGGAGATAATAAAATGAAAAAGGCAGTATCAGTTTTTTCAGGAGGTCTTGATTGTACTGTTGCAACAACTGTATTTGATAATGATTACGAAATCCTTGCAATAACCTTTAATTATGGTCAAAAAGCTGCAACACAAGAAATAATTGTATCTAAAAAAATTTGTGAAAAAATGGGTTGGAATCATGAAGTAATTGACCTTCCTTGGCTTTCAGATATTAGCAATTCAAGTTTAAATACTGATGAAGATGTTCCTGAAGTATCTGAAAGTGATTTGAATGATTTAGATAAAAGCAGTGAAACCGCCAGTAATGTTTGGGTTCCTGCCAGAAATACTGTTTTTACATCTATCGCCCTTTCTTATGCTGAAAGCATTGGTGCCCAGATAATCATTGTTGGTTGGAATAATGAAGAAGGCGCTACTTTTCCAGACAATTCCAAAAATTTTTTAAAAGAGTTTAATGAGTTAATTAAGGTTGGTTCACCAAATAATATTAAAATTGAAGCACCATGTATTGATTTAACCAAAGAGGAATTAGTTGAATTTGGTGTTAAAATTGGTGCTCCAATGAAATTAAGTTATTCCTGCTATAAAGGAGAAGAGGAACCTTGTGGTGTTTGTGAAAGTTGCGTTAGGCGAAATAGAGCATTCAAAAAGTACTGTAGTTTCTGAGTCTTTTTTCATTTCTCTTTGAATAAAAGAATTAAATCCGCCAATTGTATCTTTTTCTGAGCCTATAATAGATCCACTACGATCCATGATAAAAATTAAATCAAATATTTCGTTTTGAGGTGCTGTTTTCATATCCCCAAGTTGCATATTAATAAGTTATATTTAACTTATTCACAACATATTAATAATTTATATCATAGAAATGTTTCGATGAAACATTAACTATTTAATATTTTCTAAAATATCAATGCCTTCATCAGTCAATCTATAAAGACGGCCTTTTTTAGCATTGGGATTGAGACATTCGACTAATTCTTCATTTTTAAGTTCTGTCAAGACATTAGAAATATGACTGCGCAATATCCCACTATCATCAGCGATTTGAGTTGGAATTTTAATACCGCCACCAATAGCTTTTAAAACTCGAACCCTATAAGAAGACCTTTCCACATACTTCTGTTTACCAACCATTAAAACCACCGTTAAATCTTATTTTCACATTAGGATATTTAAGTTCTTCTTAAAATTTAAAACCACAATTTGTACAGAATTTATCATTCAAACCGACTTTAGTTCCACAGTTTTGACAAAATTTAATATTATTTTCAGTCAAATGACTATCACTAAATTCTGATTTTGGAGTAGGAACTTCACCAATAACTGGTTTTGAATGAAAATCATCAGCATTATTAATTTCAACAATTATTTCGTTCATGGCTGCAATTCTTTTAGAATCAGAAGGATGGGTAGAGAAAAAATCGTGCTCATTAGAGTTTTGATTAGACATTGCTTGCCAGAAATGAGGAATATGAGCAATATCATATCCTGCCCAATGAATTATAAGCATTCCTAAATGATCTGCTTCAAGTTCCTGGTCTCTTCCCCACGGATTCATCAGGAAAAATTGAGAGCCAATGCTTACAACATTGGTAGCTGCACGAGTTAGAGAACCAAGCCCTCCCAAACCTACCAAATCCATTGCAAAACTACCAATCCAAGCAGCTGAAGTTATAGCATTTTGAGCATTTTGAGCGCTGATTCTTGTTCTTGAGTGATCAAGAAGTGCATGTGCCATTTCATGACCTAAAATAAATGCAATTTCCTCTTCAGTATTTGCAAATGACAAAATACCTGAAAACATGACAATTTTACCTCCAGGCATGCAAAAAGCATTTACAGTATCCTCTGCCACTAAATGAACATCCCAATCGTAGTAATCTTCAACATAATCTAATCTATCAATTTTAGCTAAATACTCATTAACAGCATTAATTAAATTAATAGCTACATTAATGACTGTTTGACCGTTTTGAGAATTATCTAAAAGTTGTGCTTGATTAATCATTCCATAATATTCATTATACGACTCTTGAAGGAACTGATCATCATCTACCATGTCAAAATGTTTTTTGCCTGTGAAAGGATTTAATGCACTTCTATCATCTTTTACCATGAGTAATAATATTATTATATTGTGTATAAAAACCTTTTTAATAATTCTCTTTCAACTTGTGTGATTTGAATTTTCACTAGTTTTTGAGCCACGAATTTTTTTTCGTTTAATTTTTTCTTTATTTTTAATTTAAAAGTAGTAAAATTAATATAAAATGTGGAACTTAAATATTAATATGAAAAACAACAATATCAAAGCTCCACATGAAGTGTATGGAGTTAAAAGAATATAAACTTTCCGATTTTATTCCAGAGTTTTCTGAATTCCATCAATCTGGTGATTTTTCTCGATTTGGATGTGAAAATATTGCTGATAATCTAATTAGGCTA containing:
- the queC gene encoding 7-cyano-7-deazaguanine synthase QueC is translated as MKKAVSVFSGGLDCTVATTVFDNDYEILAITFNYGQKAATQEIIVSKKICEKMGWNHEVIDLPWLSDISNSSLNTDEDVPEVSESDLNDLDKSSETASNVWVPARNTVFTSIALSYAESIGAQIIIVGWNNEEGATFPDNSKNFLKEFNELIKVGSPNNIKIEAPCIDLTKEELVEFGVKIGAPMKLSYSCYKGEEEPCGVCESCVRRNRAFKKYCSF
- a CDS encoding transcriptional regulator; the protein is MVGKQKYVERSSYRVRVLKAIGGGIKIPTQIADDSGILRSHISNVLTELKNEELVECLNPNAKKGRLYRLTDEGIDILENIK
- a CDS encoding M48 family metalloprotease: MVKDDRSALNPFTGKKHFDMVDDDQFLQESYNEYYGMINQAQLLDNSQNGQTVINVAINLINAVNEYLAKIDRLDYVEDYYDWDVHLVAEDTVNAFCMPGGKIVMFSGILSFANTEEEIAFILGHEMAHALLDHSRTRISAQNAQNAITSAAWIGSFAMDLVGLGGLGSLTRAATNVVSIGSQFFLMNPWGRDQELEADHLGMLIIHWAGYDIAHIPHFWQAMSNQNSNEHDFFSTHPSDSKRIAAMNEIIVEINNADDFHSKPVIGEVPTPKSEFSDSHLTENNIKFCQNCGTKVGLNDKFCTNCGFKF